The Panicum virgatum strain AP13 chromosome 6K, P.virgatum_v5, whole genome shotgun sequence nucleotide sequence CTtttcccgggacacgtggtgctcccggacctttcctaACCAGGGGAAGGTCCGGGACCGCTGTTGGGTGAgcggggctccggaccgcaagggtccggctgctggacgtagttaaggataactacaagactcTTGCCTaggcacagcaagagggggtgccccagtcctggggtaccgacacttATGAATCGCTGTCCATGCAGCGTTGAATGCATgggcgccatctctatagtggatggtgatgtatgtgtgaatatgtgggcaactgcatatgtgttacccatgtggcgtaggacacatgggggccgttcgtgtgtactggcacgaagggtccagtgtggatatatatatatgtatatcatgtgattttctgcaggtacactaacaaacGATTGCGTGAGTTAGAACGAGTACAAAACGACTAGATATataatagggagagtacgtaagtATGCCACCGAATGTCCACGTATATTGCCGTATAATTATGTTGGCAAAATTCTGGCGAGAACGTATaggtcatgcatgcatgcattataTCGTGCATACTATTATGTTTTGATTGTTTGTTAGTATTTCCGTATGAATTTCTTTGTACCATGTACATCTCATTTTCGGTAAATTCAGACCTTATGTCGTTAGGGAAGTAGAAaaataaatgtgtgtgtttgaaCAAaacctatctactggttcaaaCAATAGACGTGCGAAGTGAGTCTAGTAGTATGGTCGGTGTTTCTCGTTTCTAATGTTAGAATCTTTTGACCGATTTTATCCTCCTTGATAGTTAAAGTAGGAATGTTAACGTTAAATGAAATCCTCGGTTGGTTTTCTTCGTACACCTTTTATCTCGTAATCAGCCAATCTTATCCTATCCGTGACTCAAAGACCATTCCAGTTAATCCAAATATCAATGCTTTCTACTATTGATCAATGTTCAGTTCAAAACCATATATCCTCATCTCTAGGCCATTCTTTCCGATGCCCAACGATAATCCATTCCAGCCCTCCTTGATGAATTAAGACATTCTATTGTTCTTCGAGTATTGATATCCTTTATTCTTAATCATTTTGATTCCTACCCTTAATATGGATTCACTTGCATTCTTGCTCGAATCAATGTGAATAAGTTAAAGATTTTAATCACCAGCATTATAGTCATCTTGCATGAATAGGAATGCAATATTGTTGCATTGCATAATCATACATTGTTTAGGTATGGGTCTGACAAGGTGAAACCCGGATGACAGGCTAACTAACGTTATGTGTCCCGTATGTCTACGTAGAActtttgatgttttttttttgaaatatgaaAAACCTCTCTGTGCTGCTTGGATTGCtttctatgatttttctttCATAGCAGTGATTGTCTTTCGAACTATAGTGCCACGACGAGACCTAGTGCCTCGTATGGACGCATACGATTGTGCCGTTGGGTGCGCGCTGGCGCTTAAGTACGGAGGGACATGGATGTTACGACTGTCTTTTTATGCAACCCATAAAATATTTTTCTCTACTTCGTCCTCTTAAAGGGGGTAGGCCCTAGACGAATAACAGTGCAGACGAGTTGTTTAGGTTTGAGTTTCTGGGTATTGTCCATTAACTGGCATGGCATCATGTGCATTACGCATCATGCAACTTCATTAATCAACAATATCGAGCGAGAATGTTCTTGAGAAAAACTTGTCTTGATgccctttctttccagtttcCCTGAGTTCCTTAAAACTAACCTGGATgtcttttctatctagattcaccaTCAAATTGAGAATTTGATTCTTCTCAGAAATCTCCTTGATTCATATTCGTTGAGAAGCTTAGAACCTCTCTTCTTTGTAAAAATCCTACTTTCTGCTAGTACGAGAATAATCAATCGGGCCTTTTCAGccgactttgatggtgattgtgtccacatatattatccacagtcacttgctgcaaaagctgaagccctggagctttttagtatggaaaaacaattgattagctCACACCGTGGCACGGTTAAATCTTCAGTTAGGTAATGACAGCCTGGTTACTACGCAACTTATGTCTTCCAGAACCATATTGAGCAAGTAATTAGCAAATCAGCTAGCAATATTTATATAATTAAAATCAGCTATATTGATTAATCTAGAAACTAGCAACCACGTCGTCCGATACTTGTCCTTAGTTTATCGATTGTTCTCCTTTACTTCCTCTCcatttaaatctcgggacgagatttctttaagggtgTAGGATTGTAACATCCTGATATTTTTGCACTGTGCGGGGACACCGTGACCAATTTGGCCACGGCACCGCCAGAGCGCGGGACGCGCCGCGCGTCacacgctgctgctgctgctcgaccGCTGCCTCTCTCTCCCTTGCCTCTCTCTCACGCGCGTGCGCCGCTCGCTTGCGCTGCTGCCGCAGCGCCGAGCCCGCGCACGGCCACCTGCCCGCGTGCCTTGCGCCGTCGCCTGCTATGGCCGCGCGGCCACGAGCCGAGCCGACGTGTGCCTCTCCGCCCCGCTCGCCACCTCGCATCGCCACCGGCCCGCCTCCACCTCACCGACGCACGCATGAGGTGCGCCTCGCGCCCCTGGACCTCCCCACGCTGGCCTCGCTGCcgaccggcctcgccgccgaccggtctcgccgccggcgagaacGCCGCcactaccgccgccgccatggccgccgcccgcacgtCCACGCTGAGCCGTCGACCGAGCTCGTCCCGCCCTCCACCAACCCCCCAAATCCGCTTGACCTCGGCTCCCTGAAGCTCCTTGGcctctcctccgcccgcccCGGTCACCGGAGTTCACCGGAGTGAGctcagcaccgccgccggccgccgcccgccgtggagccgccgcaACAGACCACCTCCTCGCGCTCCAAGGCCACCTACAGGTCCGCGCCGATCTCCTCtcgctcctccacccctccctcgccgccagcaAGCCCTCCCATGACCGGaatcgccgttccccttttctCCCCTGCTCTGTTTTCGCGACCACGGACCCCAGGCAGCAATAGAAACAattccaggggttttctgcgAAGTTCATGACTCAGGTGAATAGTGCTGCGAAGGGTTGTTTTGTAATAattggctgaaactttgaaaaatcatagtaaatcatagaaaaatcagaaaaatgcaaactaaaatttgttggattccttgtcctaagatctacaactttgcttacaggttgatcttcagtttctaaatagtttttgctctagtttaaatgttagtttaagtggttgcaagctttgaaaatgcatagtaaatcatggaaaaatcataaaatagaaaataaagatgttttggaatccttgtcaTTATATATATGCAATGAACCTATAATATGACATGTGTTGGTGGAAAAATATTGTCCTAGAATTTTATTCATGCTTGTTAGGGATAAAATCATATATGTAGTTATGTTGCTCCTtttgctgtgaaatttttatggtagattAGTCATATGATGTATGTGATGTGGTAAaagtttcagatttattagtgcACGTGTGCATGAGTTATTGATTTAACTTGGTTAGTGTTTAATAAATAGTTTATGAGTAATAGGAATATGCATAAATAATTATGCTTGCTGATGAATCATGAAAACTTCATGCTAGGGTTGTTTTCTATTGTTTTGTCGCTAGTAAATATTTATGTTCGGAACATATAGGTTGCTaatcaaaaataatttttattagtACTTAGGCATGTTGTATTAGAAATATTAGTTTCTTTCCATATATAAAAGATCATAATAAATCCATATAAAATAAATTGTTAGGTATAATTATATGTTATAATTTGTAAGAATTAGTTGTGCTATTAAATTGTAGTCATgcaatttaatttgtttctaGCATTTGTAGTTGCTCTTGTTTTCTGCCCTGTAAATGTAACATTTGGTGTATAATCTTGACATAATAATTCTGAAGGAtgctaatcatgatagaatGGACTAGGAGCAGAGTGTATACTATACCAGAAAAAAACTAGTTTAATGTATGCTGAAGTCATTAGCTAGCAATTTTCCTTTCCGGTACAACGATCGGGTAAATTGTGTAGCTTTGTTTATTTGTCTGTAGGTTTAATATAGAAAATATTTCATACAAGATGTGTGTCATTGCTATTGTGCTCGGCCTTGTTACTTTATGTACATAACTAATTTGATTATTGCTCGATCAATgattgcatgtgtatgtgtagaAATATGCATTGCATTAATTGGTATGTCATATGCACTCATGTAGAATCGTAGCCGAGGACGTCGTATGTGAGTTGGTCGTGAAGTCCAGAACCAGCAGTACAGGACCAGGAAAAAGTTCGTGAAGACCCAGCCCAAGGCCGCAAGTAATACTAACCTCGCTCGGCAAAAGGCAAGCCTCGgagcacatcctattatttgaaattatgacacctatatatgtatttattacttgtgcattacgtttcaggagttgattgaaactctagttgcatgatccctaggtttccctgaattatactagcatgtataggacgatagaaatgctatgcttaatacttctcgatagaagtcgagtgactttttgcactcgcgagatataggatacttagaagtcgagtaatttccggttactcgcgagatataggttatatacttatatacagtacctgagttgttgaaattgatatggaaatatgagaccgggcggggaatgatgatgatgtatatgtatggcagcaggacagggttcctgggtgtcttagcacCGTCCGAGTCGATTGAGGACTGTACctttgttggccctgctgatcatgtttgaattgtactaactgcatgccgggagtaggaggtagtcgaaaccggtaagcctagtactgccttgtttcgaaagtacagaacttctacccaccccttagggcagtcgagtggccgcggagaattgggatgcatatgtttacttttggtggtctctcgtagggctcggttgactatatgcaggtggggcggttctgtagttcgaggcggggaggggaatggttggttcgtattgtccgacggggcaaatacgtgccgtgttggttaggtccaccttgcaaggttaaatcggatcgattcgctgtcagtcgctctcggacatgagcaccttgatctccgagtcacatcgtagtaaggaaatgAAACAAAACGAGTTGATAAATGCTGATGTTGTCTAATTAATTATGTTTCCACCTTGGTTGCTATAGATATGCAAATCATAGATGTTTAGCCAATTGATTGttataatttggagctaaaattttGAAGTTAAGGATCTATTTTAgatgctttttggcaaaacaaactcactagccaaaagccttgcatgtctagataatgggctaagtataccctaagtcgggtaagtcttgctaagtattagtatactcagggtttgttgtttaccctgtttcaggtatagaagctaaccaggattcgcatcagtgggctcgatgtgacgtcctcacgtgttcatagatattgttttgttttattggttctcaatcaaatttccttctctcaggtcatattctcttccgctgctgtcatttattttatgtaaattctaaatttaaagttgttttgtaaatatttatgttattatctatttttgtgaaattatattatgctggtaccgtctgtgctcgccgtcgcgcaaGACTTCtagtgtgtttcgatcggcctgtgggttggaaacatgCTGTCagattacacttaattaagctaatgcgtctgatgcgttcaaatgatggccattacgcttaattaagccgtttaacttggcggttctgtcacagaaACCAATTTGAATTGCTTGTAAATCTCGGCATTGATTCTTTCGAAAACGTTAAAAAAATATCGGCATTGATCATTCATTCAATCTGCTGTAGTATCATCCAGTACCAAATTTGAATAGTTTCATATCCCTAGggccaaacaaaaaaaaaacacaaagcCATAAGATAATTTACAAGGGACGGTCACAAAGCAACCTTAATACCCCTCAATTCCTTGTTGGAAACTGAGTCAAACttctacccgcaaaaaaaaaactgagtcAAACTTCAAACAGATGTCCAAATATATTGGCGCATTGTACAAAACGACTGCTTGATTAATACAGAACCTAAACATCATTTTAGAAGAAGCTTGTTTACAACTATATCTACTGCGGATTAAGGACATAAATGATCCACAATGAAACTGTAGAACAAAGTCGAAACAAAAAAATAGAAGACAacatgaaaatgaaaaaaaaaaagacacctTTGGGATATTCACATCAAGTGCTACAACCCGATTTGATGTATTGCTGGTGTCCCTTCATCAGTGGCACAAATCGGATCCACTATCTGGTATCTGCCGAAGCATCAACATCTGTTGTGTATGGGATCAGACCCCCTCCGGACTCTTCTCTCACTCATCCTGTTTGGATCAACCGATGAAGTTCTCTTGGCTGGGTATCCCTTGCTGTGGAGGCTGGCAACTGCCCTTTCAGCAAGCATCCGCGGCTTGTTCCCTTGTCTTCTGAAGAAAAGATGAATGCCTTTCAAGCCGTATGCCTTCTGCTGATGAGCTAACAGCAACAGGCATAGAAGAATGGCCAGGAGCCTCTTGGCAAGCCCTGCCATTCCCCCTCCAATGTCCCCTTCTCTGGAGTATCACTAGTTTGTCATCTATATACATCCAGGCAGGCAAATGGCCGTTGCTACTTCCACAGTCCTATATATCAGGCGCAGATGACCAAAGAGAATGAGGTAGCAAGAGGGTATTTAGATAGATTCTATCACAATCATATGCATGCGGCTTGGAGGGGTACGTAAGACTGTGCTTTAGAAGGTTCTCACATGATGGATAAAGAGACCATGCCACACAAACCTTGGGAAGCAGGCAAGAATCTTTAGACCAGTTCCTCGGTCTCTCCTCTTCACTGTCCTGCACACCACGCAACCTCTGTAAAGAAGAGAAGTCTTGTTCCATGGCACATTTAGCGAACAACAAACTATTTGCTTTACGCTTTAGAAAATCCGTTAAAACCAAGATGCTCTCTATCCTAGGTAAATTAAAAGAAAAGAGGGAAACTATTATACTACTTAGTTTATTGTGCTCGATGATCTTATCTATGTTTTTGTTTTGCCATTTCATGGTTTATGCCCTCCAGCTCAAGTTTCCTAGATTGGCAGAAAAGTACCATACTGCAATATCCGATGTTATCTCTGTTCAGGTTTAagctgcttctttttttttttacattacAACATTATTATATAGCCACCCACATGATGGCATGCTGCTTGGAGATTCCTAAAGCTTGAATTCTCTTTACTTTAATCGAGAAAAGAAGTGAATTTGCATAGTGTTTCTTGTTGGAGTGCACGGTATCCTAGCAAGCAATTCCAGCCAAATGGCTTTGTTCTTTAACTTTGCGCcaaagaggaaagaaaaatagAGCAGAAAAGAAACGTACATTAGCTTAATCTGCTTTCTGTAAATATCTCTGCTACAATGctgtaactttttttttcagaagaCGATGTTTTGTGTtggccaaaaaaaaatatagggaCGAAAATTTGAGTGTCCTTGCTACCTGTTCCTACTTCATACCTCCGCGTTTAACGTTCCCTGCTACAAGACCGAAATGCTGTTCGTATCCTACCcatttgcttcagttcttgtaCATAAGCGTTGCATCCAGCACAGAGACTCGACCTCAGGAGACATACAGGCTAACAGTGAGCTGAAATGGCAGATGCTTAATCCGTTCCGTTTCAAAGTGAAGGTTGTTTGTGTTGGTCCAGTGATAAagccccccctctcccccactctaacacctgggttttagggtCGAAGTGGCTAGAGGGGGTGGTCTAAGTTGGTACCAGAGCCAGGTCCCGGGTTCAAAACCCACCGGCCATGCAtttcttccgctgcgcgatttcccctgcggGATTCGCTGAGACCAGCAGCcacaggcgcggcgcggctcgctcgCCGTAGGGGAAATGTTGGTCCAGTGATAAagccccccctctcccccactctaacacctgggttttatggtcgaagTGGCTAGAGAGGGTGGTCTAAGTGTTTGgacaaatctagatacatactATGTATGTAGAAATATTATATATCTAAGTGCATAGCAAAAGTTATATATCTAGATTTGTCAAAACAACCTACAATTTGAAATAAAGAGAGTATAATTTAAGAATCTCTATCTGAAGATAGTGGTGAGCGTATTCCATAAATCATGGCATTAGTAATCATAGTTGGCCGTACGGAATACTAGGTCATGTTATATAGTTCTGCTTTCGAAACGAGTAATAGTGCATGAATTGTTGAGTATGGAGTTCAAAACCTGATTTGGCCACAAGGAGGTGAGGAATCAGCGCTTTCCTTTGACAGTGGCGGGCGCTGGGTGCCCTCTGAGGACGTTCGTACGCAGGGGATGCGCAGCGGCTGGTGGTCTTCCCGCAGTTGAGCTTGCAGCCGAGCAGAGCTCACTCGCTCAAAGCAGCCGGCCGGGATAGGGCAAGCGGCTGCCTGAGCTAGGCCAGGAGAACAGTTTACAAAAACCATAAGGGAGGAACTATGTATACTGTTTACATGTGAAAATTTTCTGAACCACAGACGAAGAAAGAAGTGTGGCCTCAGACTCGCTTATTACTTAAGGCAAATCTGCTTACATCCAGCTTTTTAGAACAATGGAAGCGCACAACCTTGCAAACAAACCATCCAAGTTTAATCTCAGTATGGAATTATTGGCTGTCATCTTGGAACCTCGTGATGTGCGTGGGGCTCATTGGCAAAAAGAATGATGAATCATCTAATGGGGGAACTTCATCAGCTTTGGTCACACAATGCCGACGGCAGGTCAGTGGAAGTCGGGTTGACCGGTGGACGTGAGGCACCGATGCCACATCCTGCTGTTGGGGTTCACGCGCTTCGGCGCCTTGATGACCTCCGTGATGGGAAGGTAGACGTAGTGGGTGTTGCAGATGCAAGAAGTGATGCCGCTGAAACCCGCAAATGCTCCATGGACCTGCAGGCATCATCATAAGGAACTAGATAACGCGAGCTTACAGGTAGAAAGGCATGCAGCAGTACAGGGAAGGAGGCAACTTACAGCGTTTTGTCCAAGCACAGTGCACAAGATTGCATCAGATGCATTGGCACGGCATGCCCGTACCATGTAAGTTGGGTCAATGTATTTCACATCAGCTGGAACACCGATATCCTTGAAATGCATCTTAATCTGTATAGTGAAAGTAGTGTCGCTTAATGCCAATATATGATCGGTAATTTCTGAAAATGATAGCAGTAATAGAAAACAAAAGGACTGGGAAATCCTTGGTTTAGCAATTGCAAATGAGCAGATAGTAGTAAAATGCACTTTAAATGCTACTCCTACTTCACAGAACAAACAATAAATTATAAAATCCACCCAAGGAAAGAACTTGTCAAATACAGACCTTCTGTTGCATGTGAACACCAATGTCACTAAATATCACATTTCCTGAGGCATCAGTTGCACCTGATTTTTGCAGCAGATCCtgtaaaaaaaggagaaaagggcAAAAAAAAGGCTGAATAGTTGGTTTCTTCGTTGCCACTATATATGTGGAAAACAGAAGTAGCTAGAGGCCAAAAACAGCTGTGGATTTTTTGCTTACTTGTCCTGCAGCTTCTGCAACACAAACCACACAGAATCCCTTTGTCTTTAACAAATGCTCGAGGTGCCGCAAAACACCAAATTCTCCATCTAGAGTGAATGGGACCTTCATTCACATTGTAAGCTTCTGTTGGTACATCCATGCATGAGAGGGAAAATCGGTAGTTTTAAGCTTTCGTAAGAGTAAAATTTGCATACCTCTGGTATTAAACAAACATTGACCTGCCCACTTGAAAGGGAAGCATGCATTGCAATAAACCCACTGCTTCTCCCCATTAATTTGACCAAACCAATACCATGGTATGCACTACGGGCCTATGAACAGTAGAGAATTTACATTTTTcccttaaaaaatattttatctctaACAATGTCAATTTCAGAACAGCCTACAAATCAAGTACCATCAACCTACCTCTATATAGGCAGAATTAATGGCTCGTTGGGCTTCTTCCACAGCTGTATCAAAACCAAATGTCTTGTCCATCAAAAGTATATCGTTATCGATGGTCTTTGGAACTGCTACAACTGAAACCTTCAGCTTTCTCTTACGGCACTGCAATTGTGGGCAGATGAATATAAATTAATATAACCTTCAATGTGACAAATCAAGAAGGCAATATTAACTCAGAATAAAAGAattttttgtttaaaaaaagATATATTTTTGTGCACACATGTGCATCAATAACTATTTTTGTTTTGTACAGAAGTAACGATGAAAACTAAAAAGGATTCCACAAAGATTCATGGGTGTAGTAGAATACTTATTTAACCAAGAATATGCACTTGAAAGGATAGTTCATTGGGACATAAGAACCTCTTCATGGATAGCATTTGCCCCTGCGTGGGTACCGTTTCCACCAAGTACAAAAAGCATGTCAATTCTCCTGGCCTACAAAATCGTATTCATATCATTGTAGAAGAGGAATAACTATTTTTAGATATTAAAACCTTATATTTCTTACCTGTATACTATCAACAATCTCGCTAGTTTTAGCTCCACCACGAGAAACTCCAAGAAAACTTCCACCATTAAGATTTATATTCTCCACTAGACAACGTGAAAGCTGGATGATGTTATCGAAATGAAACTTGAGAGCATCATGATCAGGAGCAATAAGTTTCTGAAAATGATGTATAAAAAAGAGAAGCATTCTTACCGGCATTTCTTTTAGGCCCTTTTCGAAAAAACCACGATAACCAAACGGAATTCCGACAATATTCTTAACACCGTAGGTCTCTAGGGTGAATACTATCTGCAAGAAAACAGTCACTAAGTTACAACTCTGGTTGTATGAAAGTTGGAGAATATATCTGGAATTCTGGATGTTTTCCAAGCATTGAGTAAAGACCAtccattaaaataaaagcaTGTACTAACAATCTACAGAACATATCTGCTGGTACCATTAGATATTTGAAATGGGAGTTACAACGCTGGCATTTCTAGTTCAGGATCAGGGGATAAAAGGAAGCAGTAATTTGCGTTCGAGGGGGGGAAATGAAGTACAACGCTGGCATTTCTACTTCAAGATCAGGGGATAAAAGGAAGCAGTAATTCGCGTTCGAGGATAAAAACGGAAGCAGTAAGCACAATACTGATCATATGGAGTGCAGAATGCTGGCCCACTTTACGTTTGCATTTCACATCAAGCATATTGACAAGATTGAGCTTGAATTCAATTaaacatttttatatttttatttaattctagtTAACTGGAGCAATTACAGGGTAAGCAGTAAGCACACTTTTATATCCCTTATACCGTAGTGCTAAAATCTCCATAGCTGAGTTAACCTTATTCAAGTTGATGTTTGCCGTGGATGTCAAAAGTTTGAGTTTGAAATGTGGAAAATGCAGAAATGTATGGATTTCTTAAAGATAAGAACCTGTCTGATGACATCATTCAAACCAGGGCAGAGCCCTCCACAGGTAACTATGGCAGCTTTTACTTCCTCTGGTTCAAAGTATATCTCCTTGCGTGGTCCTGCTCGATGAACCCTACAGAAAGCTGTTTATCACTGCTTCATCCTTCTAACATTTTAATGagttaaattaaataaaaaacaaacaGGTGGTTTGTTGTTGAAAACAAAAGGTGAGAGTTGAACAGCAGCACACAAGCAGACGTCAATGTAAACACACCATTGTTCCACCCAGCTACAGTCAGGATCAATGCACTCTGCTCCAGCAGAAGTAGGTGAAGAATACTTTATAACCTACAGAAGGATGATATGTTAATTGCACAGCATATCCTATAAGAACATAACAAATTTGTTTCCTGAAATGTATGCTTCCATAGATGCTGCGACAACgtgtgtaatagatgctttgaaATGCTTCAATTGACTTATGAATAAATTAGTTGATTTTTTATACCAAAACCACTTACAACATATTGCATTATTTCTAGCTTCCATTGACATATCAATTTAAAGCTATTATTCAAATTTGTGAATTGAAGACTCCCAAGTCCCACTGTTTAAAGCAACAGCTACCTTTCTGTTACAGAGTGGTTAACCATCCTCACACAGTTTTGTAATGGTTCTGAGCTGTGACATATGAAAACCCAATTACTCACTTTAAAGCTAGTCTTACTGTGATGCCTTGTGCTAATTATCCTAAGGGAATACTGACCTTCAAAAGTGCCCGATCAGCATTGTTAACATAGCCATTCCACATATCCACATTTTCATCACCTGTAGGAGTTCTGCCAGAGTAATAGTAGATGGTGTTGCATGAAAAAACATTGTGCTGCGCACATATTTAGTAGCTTAGAACAAAGCTAGTTAATTCAATCAATTCCGAATAAAGGGGTCAGTGAGACCTGTTTTTCTTGAGTGAGAATGTTGTTGGTCTTGGTTTCAAATCATATATATCAGTAATACTTGGCAAATTAAACCGATCTTCCCAGTCTTCCTGAAATTCCTGCTTCCAAGATGGATCATTAAAATCCAATTCCACTTTCGAGGAAGTAGCTTTAACACAGAGTGGGAAAGGCTTTTTTATCTTCTTGCTTTTGCATTGTTTGACATTTGAGTGAGAAGAACCATGTAAAATCTGATCCCTAGTTGACAGCTGCCACTGATGCTGTTTTGTGCTACAAAAACCGCCGCTTGTTTTGAAAGCAGCAGCCATCACAAATAGATGCACCAATGAGTTGAAAGTGGCAATCCTCTATTAACCTGCATAAGAAATTTGGGTAAGTTTTGCACCTATCAAATTTC carries:
- the LOC120712465 gene encoding ATP-dependent 6-phosphofructokinase 5, chloroplastic-like, which gives rise to MAAAFKTSGGFCSTKQHQWQLSTRDQILHGSSHSNVKQCKSKKIKKPFPLCVKATSSKVELDFNDPSWKQEFQEDWEDRFNLPSITDIYDLKPRPTTFSLKKNRTPTGDENVDMWNGYVNNADRALLKVIKYSSPTSAGAECIDPDCSWVEQWVHRAGPRKEIYFEPEEVKAAIVTCGGLCPGLNDVIRQIVFTLETYGVKNIVGIPFGYRGFFEKGLKEMPLSRCLVENINLNGGSFLGVSRGGAKTSEIVDSIQARRIDMLFVLGGNGTHAGANAIHEECRKRKLKVSVVAVPKTIDNDILLMDKTFGFDTAVEEAQRAINSAYIEARSAYHGIGLVKLMGRSSGFIAMHASLSSGQVNVCLIPEVPFTLDGEFGVLRHLEHLLKTKGFCVVCVAEAAGQDLLQKSGATDASGNVIFSDIGVHMQQKIKMHFKDIGVPADVKYIDPTYMVRACRANASDAILCTVLGQNAVHGAFAGFSGITSCICNTHYVYLPITEVIKAPKRVNPNSRMWHRCLTSTGQPDFH